A single genomic interval of Alkalibacter saccharofermentans DSM 14828 harbors:
- a CDS encoding 1-deoxy-D-xylulose-5-phosphate reductoisomerase, with protein sequence MIKISILGSTGSIGTQTLDVVRNHGDKISVVAITGNENIDLLEKQALEFQPEIVAVWDEKKAGELRKRLQGKCEVLEGLEGLSAAAAWDSAQRVVTAIPGMAGLIPTIEAIKKGKDIALANKETLVAGGSVVMNLAKAQGVELYPVDSEHSAIFQCLIGNQRKYLSKISLTASGGPFRDYDIKQLEGVTVEQALKHPNWSMGKKVTIDSSTLMNKGLEVIEAKWLFDLKTAEIDVIIHPQSIIHSLVEFKDHSSMAQLGEPDMRVAIQLALLYPERHENNTKSLNLAEIGTLEFRKPDVNKFRCLKLAYDALEAGGSMPVVLNGANEIMVDKFLNKEISFLDIPKIIESVMNLHVPIREPGLEEILEIDRWARKHAKEKAGIIS encoded by the coding sequence ATGATTAAAATAAGCATATTGGGGTCTACCGGGTCAATCGGCACTCAGACTCTGGACGTCGTAAGAAATCATGGAGACAAGATATCCGTTGTGGCAATTACGGGAAATGAGAATATCGACCTTCTGGAAAAACAGGCACTGGAGTTCCAACCGGAAATCGTAGCGGTATGGGATGAGAAAAAAGCTGGTGAGCTTAGAAAAAGGCTTCAGGGGAAGTGTGAGGTACTGGAAGGCCTTGAGGGGTTATCTGCGGCTGCTGCCTGGGACAGTGCACAGCGGGTCGTTACGGCAATACCCGGAATGGCGGGACTTATTCCTACGATAGAGGCAATAAAAAAGGGAAAAGACATCGCCCTTGCAAACAAGGAAACGTTGGTGGCCGGAGGAAGCGTAGTCATGAATCTGGCTAAAGCACAAGGCGTGGAGTTATACCCTGTAGACAGCGAGCACAGTGCCATATTTCAATGCTTGATAGGAAACCAGCGCAAGTACCTGTCAAAGATAAGCCTAACAGCATCCGGTGGTCCTTTTAGGGACTACGACATAAAACAGCTTGAAGGGGTTACTGTAGAGCAGGCTCTAAAGCATCCCAACTGGTCCATGGGCAAAAAGGTCACCATAGACTCGTCAACACTCATGAACAAAGGTCTGGAAGTTATAGAAGCTAAATGGCTGTTTGATCTTAAGACTGCAGAAATCGACGTTATAATACATCCTCAAAGCATCATTCATTCTTTGGTCGAGTTTAAAGATCACTCTTCCATGGCCCAACTAGGAGAACCGGACATGAGGGTGGCAATTCAGCTGGCTCTGTTATATCCTGAAAGGCACGAAAATAATACGAAAAGCTTGAACCTTGCCGAAATAGGGACTTTGGAATTTAGAAAACCTGATGTAAATAAGTTTAGATGTCTCAAGCTTGCTTACGATGCGCTTGAAGCAGGAGGAAGCATGCCCGTAGTTCTTAACGGTGCTAACGAGATAATGGTCGATAAGTTTTTAAACAAAGAGATTTCTTTTTTGGATATACCTAAGATCATCGAATCAGTGATGAATCTGCACGTACCAATAAGAGAGCCGGGGCTGGAGGAAATCCTGGAAATAGACCGGTGGGCCAGAAAACATGCGAAGGAAAAGGCCGGGATAATCAGCTGA
- the dnaX gene encoding DNA polymerase III subunit gamma/tau, giving the protein MEYVALYRKYRPKRFEDMIGQENVVSILKNQITMDKIAHAYLFSGTRGTGKTSAAKIFARAVNCPESETGEPCNNCKTCADLETSSVMDIIEIDAASNRGVDEIRDLRDKVKYMPAVGRYKVYIIDEVHMLTMEAFNALLKTLEEPPAHAIFILATTEPNKLPATILSRCQRFNFRRLTSEEIIGRMAYICKDTQIEIEDAALKLIARNADGAMRDALSILDQCMSISKDDLIEYEEVKSILGITDNEIVYSMIEAVLDRDVKRALDNLDNAYNAGKEMVQLIHQLISGFRDVLIYGITKNTNMLIEIKDESSGLLAGSSMETMERISSIIDVLTDRENKLKFTALPKILMEVTLVRLCTMEESTIKASSTQVEKPARQAPVAREQEAGYVRKDPQAHEKISDGPKPGKDADFASVVKYISKDKKVLGMSLGVGKAKADGDKIIIRYNQGDEFHSQKVEEEKAYIESTAKKILGRDVKISIQVKTRDDYLVNKLPLDLFGEDKVEFK; this is encoded by the coding sequence ATGGAATACGTAGCATTATATAGAAAATATCGGCCTAAGCGTTTCGAGGATATGATAGGCCAAGAAAATGTAGTTTCTATTTTAAAAAATCAAATAACCATGGACAAGATAGCCCATGCATATCTATTTAGCGGAACAAGAGGTACTGGAAAGACCTCCGCGGCAAAGATTTTTGCCAGAGCTGTGAACTGTCCCGAATCCGAAACCGGAGAACCATGCAACAACTGCAAAACATGTGCAGATTTGGAGACCAGCAGCGTCATGGACATCATCGAAATCGATGCCGCCTCAAACAGAGGAGTAGACGAAATTAGAGATTTGCGTGACAAGGTCAAGTACATGCCTGCAGTGGGCAGGTACAAGGTATATATCATAGATGAGGTCCACATGCTTACTATGGAGGCTTTCAATGCCCTTTTAAAGACTCTGGAGGAACCTCCAGCCCATGCCATATTCATACTCGCAACCACTGAACCCAATAAGCTACCGGCAACCATACTCTCAAGATGTCAGCGATTTAATTTTCGCAGGCTGACCTCCGAAGAGATTATAGGCCGAATGGCATATATCTGTAAAGACACCCAAATTGAGATAGAAGATGCGGCCCTGAAGCTAATTGCCAGGAATGCCGACGGAGCAATGAGAGATGCTCTTAGCATCCTCGATCAGTGTATGTCAATCAGCAAAGACGACCTGATAGAGTATGAAGAGGTAAAGTCCATTCTGGGCATCACCGACAATGAGATTGTATATTCGATGATTGAGGCTGTTTTGGACAGAGATGTAAAAAGAGCCCTGGATAATTTGGACAACGCCTATAACGCAGGCAAGGAAATGGTTCAGCTTATCCATCAGCTTATAAGCGGATTTAGGGACGTTTTGATCTATGGGATAACAAAAAACACCAATATGCTTATCGAAATAAAAGACGAGTCCAGCGGGCTTCTTGCCGGGAGCAGCATGGAGACCATGGAGCGGATCAGCTCGATAATAGATGTTCTTACCGACAGAGAAAACAAGCTGAAATTTACCGCATTGCCAAAGATCCTCATGGAGGTCACTCTAGTAAGACTCTGCACCATGGAAGAATCTACTATAAAGGCGAGTTCTACCCAGGTCGAGAAACCTGCAAGGCAGGCTCCGGTGGCAAGGGAACAGGAAGCAGGATACGTTAGGAAAGACCCGCAAGCCCATGAAAAGATATCAGATGGGCCAAAGCCGGGCAAGGATGCAGATTTTGCCTCAGTGGTAAAATATATAAGCAAGGACAAAAAGGTTTTAGGAATGTCCTTAGGAGTAGGCAAGGCTAAAGCCGACGGTGATAAAATCATTATCCGTTACAACCAAGGAGATGAATTTCACAGCCAGAAAGTGGAAGAGGAAAAAGCCTACATAGAAAGCACAGCCAAGAAGATATTAGGCAGGGATGTGAAGATAAGCATCCAAGTAAAGACACGGGATGATTACCTTGTAAACAAGCTTCCTTTGGATTTGTTTGGTGAAGACAAGGTTGAATTTAAATAA
- a CDS encoding YbaB/EbfC family nucleoid-associated protein: MARNKFPGGMGNMNNMMKQVQKMQADMQKVQAEVQEREVEATAGGGAVTAVATGKKEIVSIKINPEVVDEDDVEMLEDLVLAAVNEALRKAEEMVSAEMAKITGGMNLPGMF, encoded by the coding sequence ATGGCGAGAAATAAATTTCCAGGTGGAATGGGAAATATGAACAATATGATGAAGCAGGTGCAGAAGATGCAGGCTGATATGCAAAAGGTTCAGGCTGAGGTGCAGGAAAGGGAAGTTGAAGCCACTGCAGGAGGCGGAGCGGTCACTGCTGTTGCTACCGGTAAAAAAGAGATAGTTTCAATTAAGATAAATCCGGAAGTAGTAGATGAGGACGACGTAGAAATGCTTGAAGACCTTGTTTTAGCTGCGGTCAACGAAGCTTTGAGAAAAGCAGAAGAAATGGTAAGTGCTGAAATGGCAAAAATAACCGGAGGAATGAACCTGCCGGGAATGTTTTAA
- the recR gene encoding recombination mediator RecR: protein MDYYSDSLSKLINELARLPGIGNKTAQRLAMHLLKVPKQESEALANAIIEAKNKIRYCTVCFNITDEDPCRICRDQKRDPKMICVVQEPKDIIAIERTRDYKGRYHVLQGAISPMDGIGPNDIRIKELILRLQKEDVQEVIIATNPTIEGEATAMYISKLIKPSGIKVTRIAHGIPVGGDLEYADEVTLAKSLEGRHEI, encoded by the coding sequence ATGGACTATTATTCAGATTCCCTGTCCAAGCTCATAAATGAGCTGGCGAGATTGCCGGGCATCGGCAACAAAACAGCTCAAAGGCTGGCGATGCACCTGTTGAAAGTACCCAAACAGGAGTCTGAGGCATTGGCTAATGCTATTATTGAGGCGAAAAACAAGATTAGATACTGTACCGTTTGCTTTAATATAACAGATGAAGATCCATGCAGGATATGCAGGGACCAAAAAAGGGACCCAAAGATGATCTGTGTGGTTCAGGAGCCAAAGGACATAATCGCTATTGAAAGGACAAGGGATTACAAAGGGAGATATCACGTTCTCCAGGGGGCAATATCTCCTATGGACGGAATAGGTCCCAACGATATAAGGATTAAGGAGCTTATCCTAAGACTTCAAAAGGAAGATGTTCAAGAGGTAATAATAGCCACAAACCCGACTATTGAAGGGGAGGCTACGGCCATGTACATCTCAAAGCTTATCAAGCCTTCGGGAATAAAGGTAACTAGAATCGCCCACGGGATTCCCGTAGGTGGAGATCTTGAGTATGCAGACGAAGTTACCTTGGCAAAATCCCTTGAAGGAAGACACGAAATTTAG